A single genomic interval of Mycobacterium sp. DL592 harbors:
- a CDS encoding RDD family protein, translated as MTDQPPGQPYGDQPLPPEAYTPWLTRVVAWLIDQLPVYLVIGIGSWIWLASAQGTVCVTDSSEYELGEFCKEGFIGPTVLGWAALAMATVFSLGFALWNLGFRQGNTGSSVGKTIMKFKVIGEKTGQPIGFGLSVIRQFAHFVDQIVCYIGYLLPLWDTKRQTLADKIMSTVCVQL; from the coding sequence ATGACCGACCAACCACCGGGGCAACCCTACGGTGACCAACCGCTGCCGCCCGAGGCCTACACGCCGTGGCTCACCCGGGTCGTCGCGTGGCTGATCGACCAGCTCCCGGTGTACCTCGTGATCGGCATCGGCTCGTGGATCTGGCTCGCCAGCGCCCAGGGCACCGTCTGCGTCACCGACTCCTCGGAGTACGAACTCGGTGAATTCTGCAAAGAGGGCTTCATCGGCCCGACCGTGCTCGGCTGGGCCGCACTGGCCATGGCGACCGTGTTCTCGCTCGGGTTCGCGCTGTGGAATCTGGGCTTCCGCCAGGGCAACACGGGATCCAGCGTGGGCAAAACGATCATGAAATTCAAAGTGATCGGCGAGAAAACGGGTCAGCCGATCGGTTTCGGTTTGTCAGTGATCCGGCAGTTTGCCCATTTCGTCGACCAGATCGTCTGCTACATCGGTTATCTTCTTCCGCTGTGGGACACCAAGCGCCAGACGCTGGCCGACAAGATCATGTCCACCGTCTGCGTGCAGTTATAA